In Natranaerobius thermophilus JW/NM-WN-LF, the genomic stretch TTGCTGGAAAACCAGTCATCTTCCAAATAGCTTCTTCTAAGGATAATACCTTCTCGTCCCTGGCGTATTTACCAATTACGCGGGGAAAGGTCCCAAAATTTCTCGGATGTGGTCTACCTTCACTTAAAGGTCCTTTAGTTGAAAGAGATGAACCATCACTTCCTATCATAACATAAGGACTTTTCATAACTTTTTTAACATCATCTTCACTCATGGAAAATGCAATCATCTGGCAGTGTAGTTCCTCTTCTACCAAGATATTCATCACAACTTCTTCAGGATCGCGTTTCCAATCACTGGCAATATCCGAAATGGTTCTCCCTTCCAAATCTTTGTTATGGTTTGTTTTGACCCGGGCAATTAATATATCAGACCATTTGCGATCTTGTTCAAATGATTCTCGCAAATATTTTTTTAATTTTTCTCGCTTTTCTTTTCTGGTCAATCGTTCCAAACATGCCCTACGACCCCCTTCTAAAATTTCTTGGGGAAGTAATGATACTAATCCTGTACTAGTAGCAGTATAAGGATACTGATCCATAGTAATATCTACTCCTGTTTGTCTCGCTTTGTCTACTAAGGCAAGAGTTTTAGATACTTTTCCCCAATTTGATCTTCCTACGGCTTTGTGATGAGATATCTGGACTTTAACACCGGCCGATTCAGCTACTTTAATAGTGTTATTAAGGGAGTCGATTAATCTATCTCCTTCATTTTCCATATGAGTCATGTAAATCCCATTATAATTTGATACTATAGTAAGTAATTCAATTAACTCGTGATCATCTGCATAGCTCCCAGGGGGATAAATTAGCCCAGAACTCATTCCAAATGCTCCATCATTTAGGGCAGATGCTAATATTTCTTTCATTCGAGAGAGTTCTTGTTCTGTAGCCTGGCGAGCTTCATAACCCATGACCTGTTTTCTGAGAGTGCCATGTCCTACAACACCCACTACATTAACTGGCAAGCCTCGTTTTTGAAGTAGATTAAAATACTCGGAAAAAGACTCCCAGCAAGCTTTAATTCCTTCTTTTTTTAATTCATCCACCACAATGTCCCGATTTGGTCCCTGTAATGGTGCAATAGAATTACCACATTGCCCCATCACTTCTGTGGTAACACCCTGACGAAGTTTACCTTCCGCCCGAATATCTTTAAGAAATTTGTCATCGGAATGAGAATGAATGTCTATAAAACCAGGAGCTATCACCTTGCCCTGAGCGTCAATAATTTCACTAGCTTCTTTCTGATGTAGATCACCAATAGCAGCGATTTCATTATCCTTAACAGCTATATCACCGTAAAACCAGGGGCTACCCGTGCCATCAATTATCTTGCCATTACAGATGATAATATCAAACATAATAAGACTCCCCTTTATTCATATAAATGACAATATACATAATGATCGGCCTTCACTTTATTAAAAGAAGGTTTTTGTTGGGAACACCTTTCATGGCTTTCAGGACAACGAGTATGAAACACACAACCTGAAGGAGGATTACTGGCACTGGGAACATCACCTTTAACTACAGCTCTTACCGTGGTTGCATCGGGATCTGGTGTGGGTATTGCTTCCAACAGTGATCTAGTATAGGGGTGTAAAGGATTGTCAAACAGCTCATCCACACTGGTTAATTCCATTATTTTACCGAGATACATAACACCTACTCGATCAGAAATATGCTGGACCACTGATAGGTCATGGGCAATGAATAAATATGTCAACTCTAATTCCTGCTGAAGCCTTTTTAACAAATTAATAATTTGACTTTGAATCGAAACATCAAGAGCACTAACAGGTTCATCACAGATGATCATTTCCGGTTCCAGAGATAAAGCCCTGGCAATGCCAATCCTCTGCCTTTGTCCACCACTAAATTCATGAGGATATCTTCCGATATGATAGCTGGACAAACCAACCATTTCCATTAATTCTATGACTCGACTACGAACTTCAGTACTATCCTTGGCCATACCATGATACTTTAAAATTTCACCCAGCATGTCTTCCACAGTAGCCCTGGGCTGCAAGGAGGAAAAGGGATCTTGGAATATCATTTGAACTTTTCTACGATAATTTTTCAAGTTTTTTCTCTTAAATTTAAAGACATCCTGGTCTTCAAAATACGCTTCACCTGCAGTGGGTTCTAACAATCTCATCAACATCTTTCCAGTAGTTGATTTTCCACATCCCGATTCTCCAACTAGACCCAAAGTTTCACCTTTTTTAATATTAAAGCTGATATCATCTACGGCTTTAACATGGCCTATAGTTCTGGACAAAATACCGCCTTTTATGGGAAAGTGTTTTTTTAGATTCTTTACTGTCATTAAATTGTTGGGACTATTAGTTTCCACTACAGGTCACCCCCTCCGACATTTCTTGGGTAAAAACATCTGACAAAATGGTTATTTTCCTGTTCTATCAGTTCTGGTTCTTGTGTTTGGCATTTTTCGGAAGCATAATCACAGCGGTTATGGAATTTACAACCCTGGGGTAATTCTAATGGATTAGGGACAGTTCCCTCTATTTCGTATAAAAAATCTGTTTTAGAATGTAATTTAGGTATAGATTTGATCAGACCTTCTGTATAAGGGTGAAAAGGGGTTTTAAACAATTCTCTAATATTGGCAATTTCAACTACTTTCCCACTGTACATTACGATAACTCGTTCACACATTTCAGCTACAACTGCCAGGTCATGAGTTATCATGATAATAGCAGTCGATAATCTTTGCTTTAAATCCTTCATCAGCTCTAAAATTTGAGCCTGGATTGTAACATCTAATGCAGTGGTCGGTTCATCAGCAATTAACAATTGGGGGTTACAGGATAAAGCCATGGCAATCATTGCTCTCTGTTGCATACCACCACTTAACTGATGAGGATATTCCCTAGCCCTTTGCTTAGGTGATGGAATGCCAACCATATTTAAATACTCTATTGCTTTATTAAAAGCTTGTTTTTTATCAAGGCCTTGATGCAATCTCAGTGTTTCTGAAATTTGATTACCAATAGTGTAAACTGGGTTTAATGATGTCATGGGTTCTTGAAAGATCATAGACATTTCATTGCCACGAATTTGTCGCATTTGTGATTCACTTTTTTGCAGTAAATCCTCTCCCCTAAATGAAATTTCACCGGATATCTGGGCAGTATCGGGTAAAAGCCTCATTATAGATAAAGAAGTTACACTTTTTCCACAACCCGATTCTCCCACTATCCCCACAGTTTCTCCCGTGCTTATCTGAAAGTTGACATCGTCGACAGCAGAGACTGTACCATCTGGGGTATTAAAATGAGTTTTTAAATTTTTTAATTCCAGCAAAGTGGAGTTCACGGAATCACCCCTCATAAATGTTTCTTAAATTATTGAACTCGAATTCTTCTGCCTAAAGTTGCACCTGTGGACATTATTCTTTTAGCCTGGGATCTAGCACATCTCTAAGAGCATCACCTAGTAAATTAAACCCTAAAACTATAGTCGCAATTGCTAATCCAGGAAAGGTGACTCCCCACCAGGCGTACCGCAAGTATTCACGTTCCATTGACATTTGAATTCCCCAGGTGACCTGTTCAGCACCAGCACCTAATCCTAAAAAACTCAAACTTGCTTCGGCTATTATGACTACAGCTATAGTCATAGTGGAGTATACTATAATACTGGCCATACAGTTAGGCAATATATGACGGACCATTACCTTTATATCGTGAAACCCGACACCTCTGGCAGCTTGGATGTACTCTCGTTCACGCAAAGATAATACTTCACTTCGAACCAATCTGGCAAAGGTTGTCCAACCAGTAACTGATAGAGCTAAAATAACATTTTCCAAACCCTGCCCTCTCGCAGCCATTATAGCTAAAGCAAGGATAATGCCAGGAAAGGCAATTACTGCATCAACAATTCTCATAAGGATTGATTCAACAATACCGCCATAGTACCCAGAAATCAAGCCAATTGGTATACCAATTAACATTCTTATTAGTATCACAGTCACTCCTACAAATACAGAAATTCTAGAACCATATATTACTCTACTAAAAACATCCCTTCCCAAAAAGTCATTGCCCATTGGATGTTCTAAACTGGGCGGATCATGGGATTTAGATATATCCTGGTCAAAGGGATCATGGGGTGTGATATAGGGCCCGAACACAGCTATAAACAGAAATAAGGCTATAATTATCAATCCTATTATACCAGTGGGACTTTGTTTAAATCTTCTAATGGCATCTGATTTAAAACTTTTATTTTTAGTTTTGGTATTTTCCGTTTTCAATTTGTCAATTTTTTTTAAAGTCTCTTCTTGTGGATTTGACATAAAACCTGTCCCCCCTTATCACATTTAGTCATATCTTATCCTTGGATCTAAAAATCCGTAGCAGATATCAGTTATCAAGTTAATCACTATGAATATTACTGCAAATACAAACAGAATCCCCATGATCATAGGCATGTCTCTTGCCATCATGCGTTCAAAAGCAAATCTCCCCATTCCGGGATAGGCGAAAACCGTTTCAACAATCACCGAACCACCGAGTCTAGCAGCTAACTGTAAACCAAC encodes the following:
- a CDS encoding N-acyl-D-amino-acid deacylase family protein is translated as MFDIIICNGKIIDGTGSPWFYGDIAVKDNEIAAIGDLHQKEASEIIDAQGKVIAPGFIDIHSHSDDKFLKDIRAEGKLRQGVTTEVMGQCGNSIAPLQGPNRDIVVDELKKEGIKACWESFSEYFNLLQKRGLPVNVVGVVGHGTLRKQVMGYEARQATEQELSRMKEILASALNDGAFGMSSGLIYPPGSYADDHELIELLTIVSNYNGIYMTHMENEGDRLIDSLNNTIKVAESAGVKVQISHHKAVGRSNWGKVSKTLALVDKARQTGVDITMDQYPYTATSTGLVSLLPQEILEGGRRACLERLTRKEKREKLKKYLRESFEQDRKWSDILIARVKTNHNKDLEGRTISDIASDWKRDPEEVVMNILVEEELHCQMIAFSMSEDDVKKVMKSPYVMIGSDGSSLSTKGPLSEGRPHPRNFGTFPRVIGKYARDEKVLSLEEAIWKMTGFPATRLGLYNRGLLRPGFYADIVVFDQDKIKDMANFDNPCQYPVGIDEIFINGQRVLQKGRYNGSLPGQVLKAKSALK
- a CDS encoding ABC transporter ATP-binding protein, with protein sequence METNSPNNLMTVKNLKKHFPIKGGILSRTIGHVKAVDDISFNIKKGETLGLVGESGCGKSTTGKMLMRLLEPTAGEAYFEDQDVFKFKRKNLKNYRRKVQMIFQDPFSSLQPRATVEDMLGEILKYHGMAKDSTEVRSRVIELMEMVGLSSYHIGRYPHEFSGGQRQRIGIARALSLEPEMIICDEPVSALDVSIQSQIINLLKRLQQELELTYLFIAHDLSVVQHISDRVGVMYLGKIMELTSVDELFDNPLHPYTRSLLEAIPTPDPDATTVRAVVKGDVPSASNPPSGCVFHTRCPESHERCSQQKPSFNKVKADHYVYCHLYE
- a CDS encoding ABC transporter ATP-binding protein is translated as MNSTLLELKNLKTHFNTPDGTVSAVDDVNFQISTGETVGIVGESGCGKSVTSLSIMRLLPDTAQISGEISFRGEDLLQKSESQMRQIRGNEMSMIFQEPMTSLNPVYTIGNQISETLRLHQGLDKKQAFNKAIEYLNMVGIPSPKQRAREYPHQLSGGMQQRAMIAMALSCNPQLLIADEPTTALDVTIQAQILELMKDLKQRLSTAIIMITHDLAVVAEMCERVIVMYSGKVVEIANIRELFKTPFHPYTEGLIKSIPKLHSKTDFLYEIEGTVPNPLELPQGCKFHNRCDYASEKCQTQEPELIEQENNHFVRCFYPRNVGGGDL
- a CDS encoding ABC transporter permease; the protein is MSNPQEETLKKIDKLKTENTKTKNKSFKSDAIRRFKQSPTGIIGLIIIALFLFIAVFGPYITPHDPFDQDISKSHDPPSLEHPMGNDFLGRDVFSRVIYGSRISVFVGVTVILIRMLIGIPIGLISGYYGGIVESILMRIVDAVIAFPGIILALAIMAARGQGLENVILALSVTGWTTFARLVRSEVLSLREREYIQAARGVGFHDIKVMVRHILPNCMASIIVYSTMTIAVVIIAEASLSFLGLGAGAEQVTWGIQMSMEREYLRYAWWGVTFPGLAIATIVLGFNLLGDALRDVLDPRLKE